AATTGAAGAAAAACTTAAGCAGGGAAAGCTTCGCGTAATAGTAAGCTCTACAAGCCTAGAATTAGGAATAGATATAGGATATATAGACCTAGTAGTACTGCTAAGTAGTCCAAAAAGTGTTTCAAGACTTCTACAAAGAATTGGGAGAGCAGGTCATCATATTAGACAAGTAAGTAAGGGAAGAGTAATAGTTATTGATAGAGATGATCTAGTTGAATGCGCTGTTCTGGTAAAAGCTGCTTATCAACACAAAATTGATAGGGTACGCATACCTAAGAATCCACTAGACGTCCTCGCACAACACATTGTAGGTTTATCTCTTGAAAAGAAATGGGATATTAGAGAAGCCTATAAATTGATTAAGAGAAGCTATTCTTTTCATACCTTATCATGGAATGATTACATTAATGTTCTAAAATATCTCTCAGGCATGTATGGAGACTATTTTGAACACGCCAAAGTCTACGCTAAGATCTGGTTTGACGAAAACGAGGGAGTCTTTGGTAGAAAAAGAACTGCAAGAATGATCTATTATCAAAACATCGGCACTATACCGGATGAGAGCAAGGCACATGTATTCACAATTGATGGAAAATATGTTGGAGACCTAGAAGAAGCGTTTGTAGAATATTTGATTCCAGGAGATCTATTTGTCCTGGGTGGACGCGTATATGAATACATTAGGAGTATAGGGTTTAAAGTATATGTTAAACCAGCTGATGGGGCAAGACCAACTGTTCCAAGCTGGTTCAGTGAAATGCTTCCATTAGCTTATGATTCAGCACTAGAAGTAGGGAAATTTAGAAGACTTGTAGCTGAGAAAATCATGAATCTTCCACGAAGCCAAGTGATTGATTGGTTAAGAAAAGAGTATAGATTGCAGAAATATGCAGCTGAGTCAATATATGGTTATATTAAGGAACAATTATTGTTTACAGGAGGAATAATTCCTAGTGATAAGCTCATAATGATCGAGATCTTCGACGAGCCTAGGAGAAGAAACATTATAGTGCACAGCTTATTCGGCAGAAGAGTTAACGCTGCATTATCTAGAGCTTACGCATATATAATAAGTAATGAACTAGGCGTGAACGTGAAGATAACAGTGACAGATAATGGTTTCATGCTTGCATTTCCAGTTAGGAAAAACATTGACTGGATTCAAGCCTTTAAGAAACTAACACCTGAAAATATCGAGGATATTTTAAAGAAAGTTCTTAGAAGAACAGAAATGCTTAAAAGAAGATTTAGACACTGCGCAGTAAGATCATTCATGATTCTCCGAAGATATAGAGATAGAAAGAGAAGTGTTCATAGACTACAAATAAATGCTGAGGAATTATTAAGAGCCATAGAGGATCTGCCTGACTTCCCCGTTTTAAAGGAAACATATAGAGAGATATTAGAGGATTACATGCATATAGAAGCTGCTAAGGAAGTATTAGATAATGTTAGGAAAGGCAATATAAAAATAACCGTGATAGGACCTAACAACGTACCGAGCCCGTTCTCGCATAGTATAGTTGTTCATGGATATAGTGATGTCGTATTAATGGAGGATATGAGAAAATTGTTGAGGCTTCTCCATGAAAGAGTTATAGAGTATCTTAAGACGAGAAAAACCAGTTTAGCAAATGAATAATTTGGTTATTTCTGGTTTTCACTGGTATTATCATTTTCTTTTCTCTTGTTTATCGATAATATTCTTGATAGAATCTTATCTGGTATGTTGAATACTTCTTTAGCAATTATCGCTATATAATCGTCTCCGGGTGTTGTTTTGAGGAAACCAAGTCTTAAAGCAGTTGCTCTTTTATAAGCTTCTTTGAATATTTTATTTCTTATTTCCCCTCTATAGATCCCCTCTGCAACTTTGTATGCTATATGGAATCTTACAAAGCTCCTAACAGTTCTTTTCTCCTCTGGTATGGCTTCAACTGTTTTCTTTAATATTTTAGCGAATACTTCCTCATCTGAAAAACCCAGTAAGAGCTTTGTGAAAGCTGTTCTAAGCATTCTTGCTACTGTATTACTATCAATAACTCCTGCTGGGCTTGTTTTCTTCAATATCGCTCTGGCTTCACTATACTGTTCAGCCAATATTTTATCTATGGCTTCCTCGTATTCCTTTTCTAAATAAAAGATTTTATCGAATAACTCAGGATATTCATTACTTATTCCTAAACCATATTTACCTATAACATATAGGCTAGCCATTTCCTTATCATATATATCTGGAGGAGTGGCTTTGCCTTTTAATGGTTTAATTTTCTTTTTCTCATAGGTTTTCCTTAATAGGTCAACCACATCTTTTCGTGTTAATTCATTTTGTTTTCTAATTATCTCGCCTAATAAGTTAACAAGAATTTGTATTCTTCTCCTATATGGATTCCTCTCGTTCACGCTGTTTCAACCTCATTTCCTTGTTATATTCTCTTATAAGCATTCTTCGAATAGATATTTCCAGCCCACGTAGATTCCCAGCATAAACTCTTGCTTTAACTTTGTCTTTATACACTATTATTTTAACACGGTTTTTATCAACAATCATATTTATTTTAAATTTTGACTTATATTCCTTAATCCTATAGATATATGTTTCCCCATATTTTCGTCTAAGTTCTTTCAATAATCTCTCTAATATGTTTATTAATCTTGGCAAAGATAGCATAGTATATGCCTCCCAAATGTTTTAAGCTCATACTAATTTATGGGTTTGAACAATATCTGCCAGCAGAGATTCTAGATACTATATGTAAAAACCATATTGTTATATGTGTCGATAAATACTATGTAAATAATAAATTCTGTGACATTATAACAGATGATCTTATCTCGAGTATAAGGGATGATGTTGAAATAATTGCTATTACCGAGGAAGCATATAATTTGTTACTTGAGAAAAACCAGTATGTACGAAAGACTACTTCGCTGAAACCATAGATATGCAGAGTAATTATATGTGAAGATTTATTCTTTCCTCCAGGGATAGGTGAGCTTTATTACACCGGTATTTTTAGAGGCCTCTATCAACCATCCGGCAAGAATTTTCGCCAACCTCCTACAAGTATCTTCTTCGCTTAGTTCTACAGAGTAAGCTTCTCTATATGCTTCTTTAGCAACATCGCATCTAATCCTATTTAGAAAATAATTGGTTAACTGCTCGAGGATAACTGCTAAATTTATTTTTTGTTGAATCTCAACTTGTTCCTTCAAATATGTGAAGTCACGGGGTGCTAGTAAGGCATCTTCTACCGGTATTCCCTTCTTCCTCAATATTTTCCAGTACTTTATTAGAGGAGAATAATCGCCTACTATTGATTTATCAGCGAAAAATGGAAGCTCCTCGTCACTACTCAATTTCCCTTATAACCTCTCCCAGCTTTCTCAATAAATATTCTCGATATTCACTCTTATCTATACTTTCAACTAGTCTTCTCAAAGCCTCTACTAAATCATCAATAATTATTTTTATCAGCTTCTCTTCCTCATATGGTGCCATGATCTCCAGTGCTTTTTCAACCGTTTTATCGCTTGGATGAGTTTTTCTATAAATATACTTTCTAATAGCCGTAGTTGATACACCTAACTCCTCAGCTAATTGTCTAATGCTTCTAGTCGACAACATTAAATCAATAATTCTAAACCTAGCATCCTTACTTAGCCAGTGAATAGGAAGATTAATCTTCTCCACTTTCTCAGCCAAGACTCATACCCTTCTAAAATGATATACCTTACCATATTTAAATCAACAACCATATCCTTCCAATTCTATCTATGTTGCTACTTTGATAAGAATTGACAGCAAACTATATACGGTTCCGCAACCTTCAATTCTTTATATGTTGTTACCATAAATATGAGAAATACTGGGTTGAGCCATTTAAAGCCGTCCTTCACTTCTTTTTGTGTTATTACGTTATCGCACATAATCATGGCTTTAAAATTATAACTAGGCCTTCAATTCTTTCTCTGTTATTACAAAGTTTGGGAGATAGAAAAGGTGCTATGGGAATATTTAGTCCTTCAATTCTTTTCTAGGTTGTTACTGAGGAAAATAGTAGTATATGGGGTGAATAGGTAAAATGGGCCTTCAATTCTTTATATGTTGTTACATAAGAATAATAGAGTATAGTTATGGTATTGGTATTAGTATCCTTCAATTCTTTATATGTTGTTACTTTGGTTCGAATAAAATTGCTACGTTTTTATTTTTTGTTCGAACCAGATATATATGTTTTTCTATATTTTGATTCATAGTTGTTCGTGTTCGACCAGTTTTCTATAGGGTTTAGGTTGTTTTTATGGTTGGTGTTGTTTGAATATTGGGTTGTGTGTTTAAGCATATATAGGTAGTATTTTATTATTGATAACAAGTATCTTTGTAGGTGTTGTTATCGTGGTGATTAGGCAGATTGTTTATAATGGGGAGTATTTTGTTGTGGAGAGAGATATTTTGCCGGTGAGGATGGGGGAGTTATTGGTTAAGCCTTTGAGTGTTTATATTGGCTTGTTGGAAAACTTGTATGTAAGATATGTTTATCCATCAAAGTATCCTGTTGTTCCTGGTTCTTTCGGTATTGTTAGAGTGTTGGAGGAGCCGTATTCTAATAAGGGGTATTCGGGTAAGATAGCTGTTGTTAATCCATTTACGTCTAATGGTATTTTAGGATTGGATTTCAACGGTATTTTAGGTTCTTACGCGGCTATTCGTGAAGAAAATATCTATAGGCTCGTCAATAACGATGATCCATATTTGTCTCTTACCCCCTTAATAGAGCATGGAGTGTATTTGGGAAAGCATTGTTATGGGAAGACTTTGATTATAGGCTGCAATATTTTAACATATATTGTAGCAAAGTTTTTCGACATGAATAAAAAGCATGATTATGCTCTATTATGCTATAATAATAGAAGAGCTTTGAGGAGAACTCGTGGCAGGATACATGTTAACCTGGGAGAACTTGACCCATACTATGATTCCATTGTAATACTGGATCCCAGGTTTGGATTGGTTCATAGAGTTTTAACACATATACGTTCCAACAACATAATTGTCTCAATGTATAGTTTCATTAATCTCCTCCCCCTTAAGCATGATGGAACCTGCAATGTATTATATACTAGTAAGACATTTAGAGGAGCGCCCAATATGGTTGAAAAAATGATTTCCTTGTTAAAAAAGAATATTAGAATTATAAGAATAAATGATATCTCTAAGACTATAGGTTTGCTTCCTCCACGGGGACTTGGAGCTATTGTTAGTTTTCGTTTTTGATTAGTTCGGCTATTCTTCTAATCCCCTCCTCTATTATTTCGGGGGGTGGGTAACTGAAGCTTAAACGCATACTATTAGCGCCGGTGCCGTCAGTGTGGAAGCTTTGTCCTGGAACATATGCTACCTTATACTTGTCTATAGCTTTTCTCAGTAGTTTCCCTGTATCGAATCCTTCTTTATTTACGTATACGAATACAAAGAATCCTCCAACCGGCTCTGTATGCCATACGTTTTCGGGGAAATAATCCTTTATGGCCTTAATCATTGCGTCGCGTTTTTTCTTATAGAATGGGGATAATTCGTGTGCATGCCGAGTCACCAGCCCTGTCCTAATAGCTTCAGCTACTATGTACTGGTTTAGTGTGGGACTATGTAGATCCATGTATTGTTTAACTAGTTCTAGTTTTCTCGTCAATTTTTCCGGGGAGGCGATCCAGCCTATTCGTAGTCCTGGTGCAAGTATTTTGCTTACTGTACTCATATATAATACTCGGTCTTCACTATCATATGCCTTGATGGGTGAAACATCTACTGTTTCATCATATACAAAGTAACTATATGGATCATCCTCTACTACAAGTAAATCATATTTATTAGCTATTTCTATTAAGTGCTTCTTCCTATCAGGCGGCATAGTGGTTCCAGCGGGATTTTGTGAAACAGGTATTGTATATATGAATTTTATTTTCTCGCCTTCACTAACTAGTTTTTTAACTGTCTCCTCCAGCAAATCAGTTCTCATACCTTGTTTATCTATTTTTATGCCTACTAGACGAGCACCCCTGTTCTTGAAAGCTCCTAGAGCTGCAAGGTATGATGGGTTTTCAGTAATCACTATGTCTCCCGGATCTAAAAGCGTTCTAGCAACTAGGTCTAGAGCTTGCTGACTACCTGTTGTAACAATGATATTCTCAGCATCAACACTAATACCTCTGCTTTCTAAGAGGAAGTGTGAAAGCATTTCTCTTACTTCCAATATTCCCTTTGTTTCACTATATTGAAGTGCTTGATCACCGTATTCTATAATCATTCTCCTAGCGATTTCTGCTAGTTCGTCCCGTGGAAATGTTCTAGGGTCGGGTATGCCGCCGGCTAAGCTTATAACGTCTTTTCTCTTCCTAATAATTGCCAGGATCTCCCTGATCTCTGATGCTTTAATATTTTTAGCTGTAGAACTGAAGAACCTATCGTAAGCAGGCAACATGTGTTCACCAATTAATAATATAACTGGGGACGAGTCTAAAAGACTATCGATGGGAAACGGTGAGATAGTATTGGAATATAATATTGTTAGGAAAAAGATCAGCAAGAAACTGGTTAGGATAGCACTCGTTTATCCCAGCACATATGAATCCATGCTTTCCAGCATAGTTACCCATCTAATTTATTATATGTTGAACGAATTATACGATGAAGTTTATGTTGAGAGATTTTATTTGAAAAAACTATTTGGAAGAGGGGAAGAACCGAGAAGTGTGGAGACAAACAGCCCGTTGAAGGATTTTGACCTAATAATAACGAGTATTCATTATGAACCAAACATTTCTGGATTATTACGGATTCTATATTCTTCTGGGCTGGAAATTTATCGGAATAAAAGACGGATTCCAATTATTGCTGGAGGGCCAGGTGTAATAGCTAATCCTCATCCATATGAAGATTTTATTGATGCCTTTATTATAGGTGAAGCCGAGGATACATTACCCGGAATAATAGGGGATTTCATAACCTATAAGGATAATAAAAATGGTTTCCTAGAAAAGATATCATCATATAAATATGTTTATGTCTCAGACTATACGAACAGGCCGGTACGTAGGGAATGGACAAAAAATCTTGACGCAGCCTATTATCCTATAAGACAAATACAAAATACGGAGATCGAGCCAGTATATGGACATGGTTTTTTATTAGAGGTTAGCAGAGGATGCAGGTTTTGGTGCAGATTCTGTATGGAGTCTAGATTGTTTAAACCATATAGGAGGAGAAGTAATAATAAATTGTTCAAGCTAATAAATAAAGGATTATCAGTTAATCTTCTAGATCGCGTTATTATTTACTCACTACTCTTCCCCGGAGGAAAAGAAGATACTAAGTTATTAGAATACCTTGTTTCAAAAGGAATTAAGGGTTCACTGCCTTCTCTAAGGGTTGAATATATTAATGATTACTTCCTAGAACTAGTAAAGGATCTTGGACAGAAAAATCTAACTATAGCTCCTGAATCATTCAATACATTTGTTCAAAGAATTTTTGGAAAATATTTCGATCTCAACATAGTTAATGAATCAATAGATAAAATAATAAGTAAAGGTTTTAACTTGAAACTCTACATTATTTTCGGATTAAAAAATGAGTCTTTAGATGATAATAAAGTAAATATAGATGCTCTAAGAAAAATAGCTAAGAAGATTAATGAGAAGAATTTGAAGCTAACTATTACGCTTAATCCTTTGGTTCCCAAACCTAAAACTGTTTTTCAATGGTTTGGAATGATCGATCTTGGAAAAGCAAAAAATATTATTCGATATTATCGCGGAGAACTTAAAGGATTAGTTAATACTAGACCATTATATGTTAATTGGGCATGGATACAAGGTAGTATTGCATTGGCTGATAAAAGTATTTCCAAGGTATTAGCTGAGTGGAGTCTTGGCGGAGGCGATCTTGGTAGTTGGAGGAGGGCTCTGAGAAATAATAGTTATAGTACATCATATTTATTCAACGGTTATAGGTATGATGAACCTCTACCTTGGGATGACATTGTTCTAGATAAGTATGTTGAGAAAACACTTGAAAGCGAATACTATGCTTTGGCTAGGCTTTTAAATGTTTAGATGGATGCCTTAGCTATGCTAGCTATTAATCCTATATATGCAACTAGTACTAGTGCTGATGCTATTTCTGATAAATATTTTGATTTTAGAGATTCTAGTCTGAGAATTCCTATTACTTCTTTATTCATAATGGATAATTCATTGATGTTAATAGTTAGAGGAAATATTATTCTTGAGTTAATAGATACGGTTATTTTTCTAAATTTAGTGTATGCATTGTATTGTCGAATATCTGATCTAAGCGCATATTCTGGTTTAATACCTATGGATGAATAAAATGATGTTAGAACACCAAGTATTATGGGTTGTAATGAGTTATCTATTGGTTTTAAATCTTCTAATGCATTATATGCTTCGAGGAATAGATTAGGCTCAATATTGTAGTCTCCAAGTTTTCCTTTATGAATATCAGTATTTATACTGGTATCAAATACTAGGTATGGAGTAATAACTGGTATTCGAGACCCTATAGTTTTCACCAATAAATTATTGAGGTCTTTTGCCTCAACCCATTTTGTCAGGGTTTTACAGACTCCATTTTCTCCGATCATAACAGTGTTTATTATATGTCCCGCACCTCTACCGAAACATAATATCTTTAGTTTTCCGGATTCATTAATAGTTTGTATTTCTGATTCCACTATTCTACATAGATCAATCGGTCTTCTTCTAGGTGAAATAGTGAATAATCTTAACCAGCACCTATTTATTTTTACGCGTATACGTGTATCTCCAATAATTTTAGCTCCCAGATCCACTGCTTCCATTAATGCTGGATAAATCGATGCGAGAGGAATATATTTCTCATCCCTTACATAGTATCCTTCTATTTTTAACGGGCCTATTACCGTTACGGGTACTTGGATTGCTCCTATGGATTTATACGATATTTTTCCCTCTGTTTCTACAAAGTCTAGTATGGATGAACCGGTTGCTGAAAGTGATATGTTGAGTTTTTCTTCGAGGATTTTTCTTCTTAGAAGTGCGGCTATATTTTGGTTTTCTACTAGCCCATCTATTTCTTCTAAGGGTTTTTTAGATGATTTAAGTTTTAATAAAAAATCCTTTATAATAGATCTACGTTTCCCCAACTGTTTTTATCACCGGTCTATAAGCTATAGCGTAATGGATTAGACCAGCTTCCCGGTCCTGATTTATTCTTCTTAGAACGGGTTCTAATAAAATTCCCTCCTTAAGTTCTTCGGGCAATACATCAGTTATTGGTGCAAGAATTTTGACGTGTGTTTTAACTGTTTCAACTATACCAATTATTCTCGGCCTCTTATCTTCGAATCCAGCAGGTGCAGTAAATATTGTTGTCCATGTAATCAGTTTTGCTTTTTCTTTATCCAAGTATATTTCCTCGAGATCTTTTGAGCCACAATATCTGCAGACGCTTGATGGAGGATAATTTATTCTTCCACATTTTCTGCATTTAACAGCTTTTAATCTATAATGAGATATTCTTTCACGCCAAAACCTAGGTATTGAGAACTGCATAGTTAATCAATCCTCCATTATATTCTCTTTATTAGTCCCCTATATTTTGCATATAATGCATAGTCAATATAATGTTTCCTAGCTAAGTAGTCATCGACTCGTGGTGCTTTATCTTGTTTCTCAAGTATTTTATCAGTAACAATAATACTGTAAGCATCGCTTCCCGCACCACTTCCAAACGGTGCCAACAATATTCTTTGCCCAGGTTTAGCGTTGTCGAGAACTCTGGATAAACCTATTAAGGCCGATGAGTTGTAGCTGTTACCAATATATGGTGTAACTAGTCCTGGAAGTATTTTCTCTTTTGGAAAACCTAGTCTTCTCCCCACAGTTAATGGGAATTTGCCGTTGGGTTGATGAAATATTGCATAGTCGAAATCACCTGGTTTA
This is a stretch of genomic DNA from Staphylothermus hellenicus DSM 12710. It encodes these proteins:
- a CDS encoding Zn-ribbon domain-containing OB-fold protein yields the protein MQFSIPRFWRERISHYRLKAVKCRKCGRINYPPSSVCRYCGSKDLEEIYLDKEKAKLITWTTIFTAPAGFEDKRPRIIGIVETVKTHVKILAPITDVLPEELKEGILLEPVLRRINQDREAGLIHYAIAYRPVIKTVGET
- a CDS encoding DUF2192 domain-containing protein, translated to MNERNPYRRRIQILVNLLGEIIRKQNELTRKDVVDLLRKTYEKKKIKPLKGKATPPDIYDKEMASLYVIGKYGLGISNEYPELFDKIFYLEKEYEEAIDKILAEQYSEARAILKKTSPAGVIDSNTVARMLRTAFTKLLLGFSDEEVFAKILKKTVEAIPEEKRTVRSFVRFHIAYKVAEGIYRGEIRNKIFKEAYKRATALRLGFLKTTPGDDYIAIIAKEVFNIPDKILSRILSINKRKENDNTSENQK
- a CDS encoding radical SAM protein, with translation MEYNIVRKKISKKLVRIALVYPSTYESMLSSIVTHLIYYMLNELYDEVYVERFYLKKLFGRGEEPRSVETNSPLKDFDLIITSIHYEPNISGLLRILYSSGLEIYRNKRRIPIIAGGPGVIANPHPYEDFIDAFIIGEAEDTLPGIIGDFITYKDNKNGFLEKISSYKYVYVSDYTNRPVRREWTKNLDAAYYPIRQIQNTEIEPVYGHGFLLEVSRGCRFWCRFCMESRLFKPYRRRSNNKLFKLINKGLSVNLLDRVIIYSLLFPGGKEDTKLLEYLVSKGIKGSLPSLRVEYINDYFLELVKDLGQKNLTIAPESFNTFVQRIFGKYFDLNIVNESIDKIISKGFNLKLYIIFGLKNESLDDNKVNIDALRKIAKKINEKNLKLTITLNPLVPKPKTVFQWFGMIDLGKAKNIIRYYRGELKGLVNTRPLYVNWAWIQGSIALADKSISKVLAEWSLGGGDLGSWRRALRNNSYSTSYLFNGYRYDEPLPWDDIVLDKYVEKTLESEYYALARLLNV
- a CDS encoding PLP-dependent aminotransferase family protein; amino-acid sequence: MLPAYDRFFSSTAKNIKASEIREILAIIRKRKDVISLAGGIPDPRTFPRDELAEIARRMIIEYGDQALQYSETKGILEVREMLSHFLLESRGISVDAENIIVTTGSQQALDLVARTLLDPGDIVITENPSYLAALGAFKNRGARLVGIKIDKQGMRTDLLEETVKKLVSEGEKIKFIYTIPVSQNPAGTTMPPDRKKHLIEIANKYDLLVVEDDPYSYFVYDETVDVSPIKAYDSEDRVLYMSTVSKILAPGLRIGWIASPEKLTRKLELVKQYMDLHSPTLNQYIVAEAIRTGLVTRHAHELSPFYKKKRDAMIKAIKDYFPENVWHTEPVGGFFVFVYVNKEGFDTGKLLRKAIDKYKVAYVPGQSFHTDGTGANSMRLSFSYPPPEIIEEGIRRIAELIKNEN
- a CDS encoding ATP-dependent helicase translates to MPIEFAKHKYSDRKILSMLRPYVAEWFSKTYKKFTPPQRMAIPFIKNGYNVLISSPTGTGKTLAVFLGILDNLYAEAEKEGKLPEGVYVVYVSPLRALNNDMRRNLLKPIHGIREAAKKHGIDLPEIKVGVRTSDTSPYEKQKMIKDPPHILITTPESLAIALNAPRFRERLKNTRIIIIDEIHELANSKRGSHLSLSIERLENLAGKPLQRIGLSATIAPLVEVAKFLAGYRDDGEPRDCLIVDARFSKPIDIKVIAPVKDLVHASAEEINNAIYSTLVKLIRKHRTTLVFTNTRSATERVVYKLRKIMEKERIVDIDEIEAHHSSLSRDVRLGIEEKLKQGKLRVIVSSTSLELGIDIGYIDLVVLLSSPKSVSRLLQRIGRAGHHIRQVSKGRVIVIDRDDLVECAVLVKAAYQHKIDRVRIPKNPLDVLAQHIVGLSLEKKWDIREAYKLIKRSYSFHTLSWNDYINVLKYLSGMYGDYFEHAKVYAKIWFDENEGVFGRKRTARMIYYQNIGTIPDESKAHVFTIDGKYVGDLEEAFVEYLIPGDLFVLGGRVYEYIRSIGFKVYVKPADGARPTVPSWFSEMLPLAYDSALEVGKFRRLVAEKIMNLPRSQVIDWLRKEYRLQKYAAESIYGYIKEQLLFTGGIIPSDKLIMIEIFDEPRRRNIIVHSLFGRRVNAALSRAYAYIISNELGVNVKITVTDNGFMLAFPVRKNIDWIQAFKKLTPENIEDILKKVLRRTEMLKRRFRHCAVRSFMILRRYRDRKRSVHRLQINAEELLRAIEDLPDFPVLKETYREILEDYMHIEAAKEVLDNVRKGNIKITVIGPNNVPSPFSHSIVVHGYSDVVLMEDMRKLLRLLHERVIEYLKTRKTSLANE
- a CDS encoding helix-turn-helix domain-containing protein; the protein is MAEKVEKINLPIHWLSKDARFRIIDLMLSTRSIRQLAEELGVSTTAIRKYIYRKTHPSDKTVEKALEIMAPYEEEKLIKIIIDDLVEALRRLVESIDKSEYREYLLRKLGEVIREIE